The Vicinamibacterales bacterium region GAACGCCACGAACACGTCGACCATCGGCACGATGATCTGCGGCTCCTCCTCGCGCGGGAGCGCCGCGACGGCGAACGCTCCGAGCGCGATCGAGCCGGCGATCAACAGCGGCGTCAGCTTCGACGGGATGAAGGCGGCGGCGAGCCGTCCGGCGAGACCGGGGCTCGAGGTCATGATCCGCCTCCGGTTCGAGCGGGAGCCCCCGTGGTGACCGGCGCTCCGTCCGTCAACCGGCCCGCGGGCGAGGTCACGATCGATTCACCCGCATCGAGCCCGGCGAGCACCTCGATGCCATCGGCCGACGGGGCGCCGAGCTGGATGATCCGCAGTCTGGCGACGCCGTTCTGCACCACGTACACGGATGACACCTGGCCGTGACGCTGAACGGCTCTGGCCGGAATCACCAGGGCGCGGCGGGGCGCGCCGCGGAATATCACTCGCGCGAAACTGCCCGATCGCGCCGTCACGCTGCCGGGCAGCGAGACCTTGACGGTGAACGCCCGCTGATCCGCACCGACGGCGCGCGCCACCTCCGCGACCACGCCCTCGATTCCGGCATCGTCGGCGACCTCCTCGGCGTCCTCGTCGATCAGGACGCGCACCCGGTCGCCGGCGTGCACATAGCCGGCGCGGGCTTCATCCACTCGTGCCAGCACCTGGCGGGCGCCGGCCGACTCGATCCGCAACAACGGGATGCCGGGTGCGGCGAGATTGCCGGGATCGACGAGCCGCTCGGTCACGAGGCCGTCGAACGGGGCCCGCAGCGTCGCGAAGGACTCGGTCGTGGTGGCGATGCCGACCGCCGCACGCGCGGAGACGAGTTGAGCTTCGGCCCCTTCGATGCCGGCCTGAGTCCCCGAGAGGCGCGCCGCGGCCGCGGCGAGGCGCGCCTCGGCCTCATCGCGTTCCTGGTCGGTGGCCGAGTGGCGCGCGTGCAGTGCCGCGATGCGCTTCTGCCAGGCGGTGGCCAGGCGGTGCTCGGCTTCGGCCGCCGC contains the following coding sequences:
- a CDS encoding efflux RND transporter periplasmic adaptor subunit produces the protein MKRLIGTIAVTVAAGLPACGGGEHAAQPTAHAPIAVTVAPAVALASAERLEAGGVVAARESASISSRIVATVSSVRVKAGDRVRAGAPLVALDARDIAGQAAQSRAIAMSADKALAQARSQQAAAEAEHRLATAWQKRIAALHARHSATDQERDEAEARLAAAAARLSGTQAGIEGAEAQLVSARAAVGIATTTESFATLRAPFDGLVTERLVDPGNLAAPGIPLLRIESAGARQVLARVDEARAGYVHAGDRVRVLIDEDAEEVADDAGIEGVVAEVARAVGADQRAFTVKVSLPGSVTARSGSFARVIFRGAPRRALVIPARAVQRHGQVSSVYVVQNGVARLRIIQLGAPSADGIEVLAGLDAGESIVTSPAGRLTDGAPVTTGAPARTGGGS